A region of Pempheris klunzingeri isolate RE-2024b chromosome 15, fPemKlu1.hap1, whole genome shotgun sequence DNA encodes the following proteins:
- the frrs1a gene encoding putative ferric-chelate reductase 1 isoform X2, translating to MSPVGLCCLLFISVSVCCWVPAGCYANGRVTKVCGSMEPHHGVLGQTAPSPYHLKTNTTMFSPTERIQVILTGTTYFEGFLLQARDAADSSSESTVGTFTLTNLDGMQLLTCSKQQGSAVSHVTDARQTAVAVTWHAPPEAPAQVQFFATVVAHYNEFWVKLPGPIIYQHGVTPRPPHSDTPPPPGQTTTASILLDSFTSEGCGQSKSCLLDPPGCDPREDPHCFFLSMTSEGPGQTSVTFELSGPAEGYVAFGLSWDTWMGDDDVYMCVKDGDRVSVSAAFVSGRTQPEDQSQSGLSSVSWRLADGVLQCRFSRPVRLTNQEPARYDLDQEYFLFLASGHAQYGRIWKHGRQALISTQRKHITGPPEVLRGSRGPIILKMHGALMLLAWMLTGSVGTFIASFYRPDWPNQTLLGQKVWFQVHRGLMMLTVALTTVAFCLPFFYRRGWSKEVHL from the exons ATGTCTCCTGTGGGCCTGTGCtgtcttctcttcatctctgtctcgGTGTGTTGCTGGGTGCCAGCAGGCTGCTATGCCAACGGCAGGGTCACCAAAGTCTGCGGCAGCATGGAACCCCACCATGGTGTCCTTGGTCAGACCGCTCCCAGCCCCTACCACCTAAAGACCAACACCACCATGTTCAGTCCCACCGAGCGGATCCAAG TCATCCTAACCGGGACAACATATTTTGAGGGCTTCCTGCTTCAAGCAAGAGATGCAGCCGACAGCAGCTCAGAATCCACAGTTGGCACCTTCACCCTGACCAATCTGGACGGGATGCAGCTGCTCACCTGTAGCAAGCAGCAG ggttCAGCAGTGAGCCATGTGACTGATGCCCGACAGACAGCTGTTGCAGTCACCTGGCACGCTCCTCCAGAGGCTCCTGCACAGGTCCAGTTCTT TGCGACTGTAGTTGCCCACTACAATGAGTTTTGGGTCAAGCTGCCTGGACCAATCATCTATCAGCACGGTGTTACTCCCCGCCCACCTCACTCAGACACTCCCCCTCCCCCGGGACAGACGACCACAGCCTCCATCCTGCTCGACTCT TTCACCTCTGAGGGATGTGGCCAATCAAAATCGTGCCTGCTGGATCCTCCAGGCTGTGATCCCAGAGAAGATCCTCACTGCTTCTTCCTGTCAATGACCTCAGAGGGACCAGGCCAAACG TCTGTAACCTTTGAGCTGAGTGGCCCTGCGGAGGGATATGTGGCCTTTGGACTGTCCTGGGACACGTGGATG ggtgaTGACGacgtgtacatgtgtgtaaagGATGGAGACAGAGTATCAGTGAGTGCTGCCTTCGTCAGTGGACGGACGCAACCTGAGGACCAGTCACAG tctggTCTCTCCTCAGTGTCATGGCGGCTGGCAGATGGAGTACTTCAGTGCAGGTTCAGTAGACCAGTCAGACTGACCAATCAGGAACCAGCCCGCTACGATCTGGACCAAGAGTACTTTCTGTTTCTAGCCAGCGGACATGCTCAGTATG gtagGATATGGAAACACGGTCGCCAGGCCTTAATCTCCACCCAGAGGAAACACATCACTGGACCCCCAGAGGTCCTGAGGGGCTCCCGCGGACCCATCATCTTGAAAATGCATG GTGCACTAATGCTGTTAGCATGGATGCTAACAGGAAGTGTTGGTACCTTCATCGCCAGCTTCTACAGACCTGATTGGCCAAATCAAACTCTGCTCGGCCAGAAAGTCTGGTTCCAG gTTCATCGAGGCCTCATGATGCTAACTGTAGCTCTGACCACTGTAGCCTTCTGCCTCCCATTCTTTTACAGGAGAGGGTGGAGCAag GAGGTACATCTTTAA
- the frrs1a gene encoding putative ferric-chelate reductase 1 isoform X1, which produces MSPVGLCCLLFISVSVCCWVPAGCYANGRVTKVCGSMEPHHGVLGQTAPSPYHLKTNTTMFSPTERIQVILTGTTYFEGFLLQARDAADSSSESTVGTFTLTNLDGMQLLTCSKQQGSAVSHVTDARQTAVAVTWHAPPEAPAQVQFFATVVAHYNEFWVKLPGPIIYQHGVTPRPPHSDTPPPPGQTTTASILLDSFTSEGCGQSKSCLLDPPGCDPREDPHCFFLSMTSEGPGQTSVTFELSGPAEGYVAFGLSWDTWMGDDDVYMCVKDGDRVSVSAAFVSGRTQPEDQSQSGLSSVSWRLADGVLQCRFSRPVRLTNQEPARYDLDQEYFLFLASGHAQYGRIWKHGRQALISTQRKHITGPPEVLRGSRGPIILKMHGALMLLAWMLTGSVGTFIASFYRPDWPNQTLLGQKVWFQVHRGLMMLTVALTTVAFCLPFFYRRGWSKHAGVHPYLGCCVVALSLTQLIMAVVRPSPDSHRRYIFNWAHWGLGTGTEIMAVAAMFLGTSQSSLLLPQPWATHVLIGYVTWLASFRVLLLMHKYLHVLKCMYESVN; this is translated from the exons ATGTCTCCTGTGGGCCTGTGCtgtcttctcttcatctctgtctcgGTGTGTTGCTGGGTGCCAGCAGGCTGCTATGCCAACGGCAGGGTCACCAAAGTCTGCGGCAGCATGGAACCCCACCATGGTGTCCTTGGTCAGACCGCTCCCAGCCCCTACCACCTAAAGACCAACACCACCATGTTCAGTCCCACCGAGCGGATCCAAG TCATCCTAACCGGGACAACATATTTTGAGGGCTTCCTGCTTCAAGCAAGAGATGCAGCCGACAGCAGCTCAGAATCCACAGTTGGCACCTTCACCCTGACCAATCTGGACGGGATGCAGCTGCTCACCTGTAGCAAGCAGCAG ggttCAGCAGTGAGCCATGTGACTGATGCCCGACAGACAGCTGTTGCAGTCACCTGGCACGCTCCTCCAGAGGCTCCTGCACAGGTCCAGTTCTT TGCGACTGTAGTTGCCCACTACAATGAGTTTTGGGTCAAGCTGCCTGGACCAATCATCTATCAGCACGGTGTTACTCCCCGCCCACCTCACTCAGACACTCCCCCTCCCCCGGGACAGACGACCACAGCCTCCATCCTGCTCGACTCT TTCACCTCTGAGGGATGTGGCCAATCAAAATCGTGCCTGCTGGATCCTCCAGGCTGTGATCCCAGAGAAGATCCTCACTGCTTCTTCCTGTCAATGACCTCAGAGGGACCAGGCCAAACG TCTGTAACCTTTGAGCTGAGTGGCCCTGCGGAGGGATATGTGGCCTTTGGACTGTCCTGGGACACGTGGATG ggtgaTGACGacgtgtacatgtgtgtaaagGATGGAGACAGAGTATCAGTGAGTGCTGCCTTCGTCAGTGGACGGACGCAACCTGAGGACCAGTCACAG tctggTCTCTCCTCAGTGTCATGGCGGCTGGCAGATGGAGTACTTCAGTGCAGGTTCAGTAGACCAGTCAGACTGACCAATCAGGAACCAGCCCGCTACGATCTGGACCAAGAGTACTTTCTGTTTCTAGCCAGCGGACATGCTCAGTATG gtagGATATGGAAACACGGTCGCCAGGCCTTAATCTCCACCCAGAGGAAACACATCACTGGACCCCCAGAGGTCCTGAGGGGCTCCCGCGGACCCATCATCTTGAAAATGCATG GTGCACTAATGCTGTTAGCATGGATGCTAACAGGAAGTGTTGGTACCTTCATCGCCAGCTTCTACAGACCTGATTGGCCAAATCAAACTCTGCTCGGCCAGAAAGTCTGGTTCCAG gTTCATCGAGGCCTCATGATGCTAACTGTAGCTCTGACCACTGTAGCCTTCTGCCTCCCATTCTTTTACAGGAGAGGGTGGAGCAag catgcagGTGTCCATCCATACCTTGGCTGTTGTGTCGTGGCCTTATCTCTGACTCAGCTGATAATGGCTGTGGTCAGACCGTCACCTGACTCCCACAG GAGGTACATCTTTAACTGGGCCCACTGGGGGCTTGGCACTGGGACTGAGATCATGGCAG TGGCAGCCATGTTCCTGGGCACGAGCCAATCATCACTGCTCCTCCCCCAGCCATGGGCAACGCACGTTCTGATTGGCTACGTCACTTGGCTGGCTTCATTTAGGGTCCTCCTCCTGATGCACAAGTACCTGCATGTcctaaaatgtatgtatgaaagTGTGAACTGA